The following are from one region of the Tenacibaculum dicentrarchi genome:
- a CDS encoding phospholipase D-like domain-containing protein, producing MKELVHTENFENKKALNNIFIPTDKKWISTENDNLSIIESGKNGVLFHKIITDIESAEEMICLQSFLIQDTKIIDALLKAKKERDVRVFVMGCAEAKLESNPYDEEDSFITKEYKKMLEDKFKNNFTHRQAGNLHAKFILIDPKKNSKGYIFTGNFNEKPFFENPELAVKLSNTQITELFKIFVYHFWEHTTDEQTNTSQFDKIKKINKFSLPHLSEILLTSPNIEISNLKKTLLEAVSKAKEEIQISTFGLDIKHVLSNKILDKLKAGIKVTIYCRPRLKTINDNIDVLAKHGAKIVCHPLIHAKSLIIDNNEAYIFSANFEAHGMDTGFEIGTKLNTNQKNDLLKIYANWKETFPFEYIHENKIINTDKYQYLNKEGKLTGLMHIENHENKKISKKITTLKDLNLLFLIKEPQKFSSKQLTIELKAEINSINNYIKIETINTESEIIEIKTGRSKKQKTEKVLLLNTSKISNIPNFLYKLNELDKNIKVYAK from the coding sequence ATGAAAGAATTAGTACACACAGAAAATTTTGAAAATAAAAAAGCACTAAATAATATTTTTATTCCTACAGATAAAAAATGGATTAGTACAGAAAACGATAATTTATCTATAATAGAATCTGGTAAAAATGGTGTTTTGTTTCATAAAATAATTACTGATATAGAAAGTGCTGAAGAAATGATTTGCTTACAGTCTTTTTTAATTCAAGATACCAAAATAATAGATGCTTTATTAAAAGCAAAAAAAGAAAGAGATGTCAGAGTTTTTGTAATGGGATGTGCTGAAGCTAAATTAGAATCAAACCCTTATGATGAAGAAGATAGTTTTATAACAAAAGAGTACAAAAAAATGTTGGAGGATAAATTTAAAAATAATTTTACTCATAGGCAAGCGGGTAATTTACATGCAAAATTTATTTTAATCGATCCTAAAAAAAACTCTAAAGGATATATTTTTACAGGTAATTTTAATGAAAAGCCATTTTTTGAAAATCCTGAATTAGCCGTTAAACTTTCTAACACTCAAATAACGGAACTATTTAAAATTTTTGTATATCATTTTTGGGAACATACTACTGATGAGCAAACCAATACTAGTCAATTTGATAAAATCAAAAAAATTAATAAATTTAGTCTACCTCATTTATCTGAAATACTTTTAACTTCTCCTAATATCGAAATATCTAACTTAAAAAAAACCTTACTTGAGGCTGTTTCAAAAGCAAAAGAAGAAATACAAATTTCTACCTTCGGATTAGATATTAAACATGTATTATCAAATAAAATTTTAGATAAACTGAAAGCAGGGATAAAAGTAACCATCTATTGTAGACCTAGATTAAAAACTATTAATGATAATATAGATGTACTTGCTAAACATGGTGCTAAAATTGTTTGTCACCCTTTAATTCATGCAAAATCTTTAATTATTGACAATAATGAAGCTTATATTTTTTCAGCAAATTTTGAAGCACATGGAATGGATACAGGATTTGAAATTGGAACAAAATTAAACACAAATCAAAAAAATGACTTATTAAAAATATATGCGAATTGGAAAGAAACTTTTCCTTTTGAATACATACACGAAAATAAAATAATTAATACAGATAAATATCAATATTTAAACAAAGAAGGAAAACTAACAGGTTTAATGCATATTGAAAATCATGAGAATAAAAAAATCTCAAAAAAAATAACAACACTAAAAGATTTAAACTTGTTGTTTCTAATAAAAGAACCTCAAAAATTTAGTTCAAAACAATTAACAATAGAACTGAAAGCTGAAATTAATAGTATAAATAATTACATCAAAATTGAAACTATTAATACAGAAAGTGAAATAATCGAAATTAAAACAGGAAGAAGTAAAAAACAAAAAACAGAAAAAGTATTATTGTTAAACACTTCTAAAATAAGTAATATTCCTAATTTTCTATATAAACTAAATGAGCTAGATAAAAATATAAAAGTATATGCAAAGTAA
- a CDS encoding AAA domain-containing protein, whose product MDRAKQTNLFKANSVETTDKPFIKKNILKSVKYALTDYVNYINKNIRLVQENGTITIPLKELETRYYIRSSKEKKTIKEQVLKNNLKTIVVNNEGAIKVNSYNEKDNFFIVKTDKKIKTIAIKLDGKNIPLKYETAIAYTVQLDKLNDKETKKVETELFEKNNQDIFTEKPSDNEKKNKKIRASIKAINVKDKTIVLNSTEKLEFIYLKEDDSQLRKQLDAIKILRDNPRKEHTPLQKLFDPSNTAIQYFEENVTHNNPKPYFEILNDLDIDGVDQQQKFVNKALKTKDFALLEGPPGSGKTTAIIELIIQLIKQNKRVLLVSATHVAVDNVIHRILKKYKKQCEGLVVPLRIASDITSIRKKSVEPYELKTFIKKTKEEITKNIRTKNINESGKLLLENIDTDNNVFDDIILKSANLVGGTMIGILQHPDIQKGGIQEMFDVMIVDESSKVTFSEFIVPALHAKKWILVGDVNQLSPYTEEYFINENIDAIIKDKQVKEKIAAAYTVNQKLYSTKRWDKESVKILFSMNHNENDFADYEVFKIPTNFEVNNINILTLNSVDLIICEPTRAHKKIISDYVYVKAHVFENKIDLISFKNRQKYFHKNTGKNKNFSTHKFEFISDKKQDWKELVGSNLSQMYQYRLDEKSNAEYKKEFEFLVPNEFQKDVEKIRRIAMPSILELLQIGVGNPDPEDQSRQLIYKGFKGADTVISNKFQTLSYQHRMEDEIASISREHFYDNENLKTANTVSQRTNILDWYKPNDKKVIWITNKYRNKSKKIVNHKEVEQIKFELEAFIEEAKYHPKQDNNNYEIAVLSFYNDQVAELKKMLRSLSNKFKENKIFTINNVEITLSTVDKFQGDEADMVLLSFTKSTKKAHYNSPNRLNVALTRARFKLILYGNKDMLTKNAQLEALRKIANKIDGRLNN is encoded by the coding sequence ATGGACAGAGCTAAACAAACAAATTTATTTAAGGCAAATTCAGTAGAAACAACTGACAAGCCTTTTATAAAAAAAAACATTTTAAAAAGTGTAAAATATGCATTAACAGACTATGTTAATTACATTAATAAAAATATAAGACTAGTTCAAGAAAATGGTACAATTACAATTCCTTTAAAAGAATTAGAAACAAGATATTACATAAGATCTAGTAAAGAAAAAAAAACGATAAAAGAACAAGTTTTAAAAAATAATTTAAAGACTATTGTAGTTAACAATGAAGGTGCTATAAAAGTTAACAGTTACAATGAAAAAGATAATTTTTTCATTGTAAAAACAGATAAAAAAATTAAAACAATTGCTATAAAATTAGATGGTAAAAATATTCCTTTAAAATATGAAACAGCAATAGCTTACACTGTTCAGTTAGATAAATTAAATGATAAAGAAACAAAAAAAGTAGAAACTGAATTATTTGAAAAAAATAATCAGGATATTTTTACGGAAAAACCAAGTGATAATGAAAAAAAGAATAAAAAAATTAGAGCATCTATTAAGGCAATAAATGTTAAAGATAAAACTATAGTTCTTAATTCTACAGAAAAATTAGAATTTATTTATTTAAAAGAAGATGATTCTCAATTAAGGAAGCAGTTAGATGCTATTAAGATTTTAAGAGATAATCCAAGAAAAGAACATACGCCTCTTCAAAAATTGTTTGATCCATCAAATACTGCAATACAATATTTTGAAGAAAATGTTACACATAATAATCCTAAACCATATTTTGAGATTTTAAATGACCTAGATATTGACGGTGTAGATCAACAGCAAAAATTTGTAAATAAAGCCTTAAAAACTAAAGATTTTGCTTTGCTAGAAGGTCCTCCTGGTTCAGGGAAAACTACAGCTATTATAGAATTAATTATTCAATTAATAAAACAAAATAAACGTGTTTTATTAGTTTCCGCTACCCATGTGGCTGTTGATAATGTAATTCATCGAATACTAAAAAAATATAAAAAACAATGTGAAGGATTGGTGGTTCCTCTTAGAATAGCTTCAGATATAACTAGTATAAGAAAAAAAAGTGTAGAACCTTATGAATTGAAAACTTTTATAAAAAAAACAAAAGAAGAAATAACTAAAAATATAAGAACAAAAAATATTAATGAGAGTGGTAAATTGCTATTAGAGAATATTGATACTGATAATAATGTTTTTGATGATATTATTTTGAAATCGGCAAATTTAGTTGGAGGAACAATGATTGGAATTTTACAGCACCCTGATATTCAAAAAGGTGGTATACAGGAAATGTTTGATGTTATGATTGTAGATGAAAGCTCTAAGGTTACTTTTTCAGAATTTATAGTTCCAGCATTGCATGCTAAAAAATGGATATTAGTTGGTGATGTAAATCAATTATCTCCTTATACCGAAGAGTATTTTATTAATGAAAATATTGATGCAATAATTAAAGATAAACAAGTAAAAGAAAAAATAGCTGCAGCTTATACCGTAAACCAAAAACTGTATTCTACAAAAAGATGGGATAAAGAAAGTGTTAAAATCTTGTTTTCAATGAATCATAATGAAAATGATTTTGCAGATTATGAAGTCTTTAAAATACCTACAAATTTTGAGGTTAACAATATTAATATTTTAACACTAAATAGCGTTGATCTGATAATTTGTGAACCTACAAGAGCGCATAAAAAAATTATTTCAGATTATGTTTATGTAAAAGCACATGTATTTGAAAACAAGATTGATCTTATTTCATTTAAAAATAGACAAAAATATTTTCATAAAAATACAGGGAAAAATAAAAATTTCTCTACTCATAAATTTGAGTTTATAAGTGATAAAAAACAAGATTGGAAAGAATTGGTTGGTAGTAATTTAAGCCAAATGTATCAATATCGTTTAGATGAAAAATCTAATGCAGAATACAAAAAAGAGTTTGAGTTTTTAGTTCCTAATGAATTTCAAAAAGATGTTGAAAAAATTAGAAGAATAGCAATGCCTTCTATACTCGAATTATTACAAATTGGTGTAGGAAATCCCGACCCAGAAGACCAATCACGTCAATTAATTTACAAAGGCTTTAAAGGAGCTGATACAGTTATATCTAATAAGTTTCAAACGCTGTCTTATCAACATAGAATGGAAGATGAAATTGCAAGTATTTCAAGAGAGCATTTTTATGATAATGAAAATTTAAAAACAGCAAATACAGTATCTCAAAGAACAAATATTTTAGATTGGTATAAACCAAATGATAAAAAAGTTATTTGGATTACTAATAAATATCGAAATAAAAGCAAAAAAATTGTAAATCATAAAGAAGTTGAACAAATTAAGTTTGAATTAGAGGCATTTATAGAGGAAGCGAAATATCATCCTAAACAAGATAATAATAATTACGAAATAGCAGTTTTAAGTTTTTATAACGATCAAGTAGCAGAATTAAAAAAAATGTTAAGATCGCTATCTAACAAATTTAAAGAGAATAAGATTTTTACGATTAATAATGTAGAAATAACACTAAGTACTGTCGATAAGTTCCAAGGAGACGAAGCTGACATGGTACTTCTATCTTTTACAAAATCGACTAAAAAAGCCCATTACAATAGCCCTAATCGATTAAATGTAGCTTTAACACGTGCTCGTTTTAAACTAATCCTTTATGGTAACAAAGACATGTTAACCAAAAATGCACAATTAGAAGCGCTTAGAAAAATTGCAAATAAAATAGATGGTAGATTAAATAATTAA